The sequence AGGAACATAGATACAGCAAGGCTGGGTTGCGTAGGTCTGGGTGGTGAGCGGTGGTCCATGTCTTAGCAGTTGATAGCAGGGTTGCGATTGGACTGGTGAGGGGAAAAACCAAGAGTCATTTCACAGAAGAGAATCACTGTCCTTTTCTCACATTTCACTGTGAGACTCTTTTACGGCTGGTCTGTCTTTAAGTGAGCCAGAAATGGTGTAAATCCTATGGGAGATACAACGAGAGAAAAGTTAAACTACACCGTTTTAACTGTTGATCTACAATCTGTTCAGAGGAATAGAAAGTAGAAGAGAAAGTAATTATACCTTGACTTTTTAAAGTGTCTACAATTCTTCAGGACTTGGAAACAGGAGGATTTTGCACAGGAGCGTTTCAGGTTAATAACTTGGTAGATGATGGGGTTGTACATGGCAGAGGACTTAGCCAGCAGAGTGGggatcacagagacagagataggcaCTGAGTCAGGCTCGCCAAACGCAGACACCACTGAGACCACTGCATACGGGATCCACGCTATCAAGAAACCAGCACAGATCAACATCGCTACCTGGAGGACACAAGTAGAACCACATCACAGGTCTGTTCCACAATAGTAAAAGCATCTCTTGAGGTAAGGTTccgtgtatacacacacacacacacacacacacacacacacacacacacacacacacacacacacacacacacacacacacacacacacacacacacacacacacacacacacacacacacacacacacacacacacacacacacacacacacacacacacacacaccttggtcAGTTTCATCTCCAGGCTATGGCTGTTCTTGTTCCTGGTGTCAAAGTGAGAGATCTCTTTAGCTGAGGAGTTGACCTTGAAGATGATCATAACATAGGAGAAGACGATGATGCCGGTGGGGAAGACAAGGCAGAAGAAGAGGATGGCCATGACGAAGCTCTGGCCCGCCACGGAAGTCTGGGCCAGCCACCAGTCCAGGGTACAGGAGGTGCCAAACGGCTCTGGTGCGTAGCTGCCCCAGCCCACCAGGGGCATGGTGGCCCAGAAGCCTGCGTAGAGCCAGACAAACACCAGACACAGGAAGGCATGGTGCCTCATCAGCCAAGTACCTGTGGGCAGAATTATGGGCAAAGGGATTGATCATTTATTGGTTCATTATCACAATAAAGTGTAAATTCAAACTGTTCGGATATCACAGATCGCTCAAAAATGCAAATTATTCATTCTAATAAAGGTCTTGTGTTACTGTAAATGTAACACAAACTGAGAGCATAGCCCACTGTACCGTATCTGAGATGACAGATCTTGAGGTATCGGTCTAGGCTAACTACGGTCATGGTGATGAGGCTGCCAACACCGAAGAAGAAGCCAGCCCAACCATAGAAACGACAGCCCTCCCAACCAAACAGCCAGCGGTGGGAGAAACTGGACGCCACAAAGAACGGTTTCCCTGTGACTTCAAGAGGAAACACAGAGACGTTACCACCTCAGATGATCACTGTGTGCTGTAAAGACATgggaatgtacagtaccagtcaaaacacacctattcatttaagggtttttctttatttttactattttctacattgtagaatactagtgtgACATCAAagcgatgaaataacacatggaatcatgtagtaaccaaaaaagtgttaaacaaatcaaaatatattttatgtttaagattcttcaaagtagccaccctttgccttgatagcagctttgcacactcttggcattatctcaacaagcttcacctggaatgcttttccaaccgtcttgagggggtttccacatatgctgagcacttgttgtctgcttttcATTCAatttgcggtccaactcatcctaaaccatctcaaatgggttgaggtcgggtgattgtggaggccaggtcatctgatgcagcactccatctccttcttggtcaaatagcccttacacgtTGTGTCTTGGGTCATTgttctattgaaaaacaaattgtactcccactaagcgcaaaccagatggaatggcgtatcgctgcagaatgctgtggtagccatgctggtgaagtgtgccttgaactcgaaaataaatcacagacagtgtcaccagcaaagcaccccattccatcacacctcctcctcgaTGCTTCACGGTGTGAACTACACATGCAGCGATCATCGTTcaactactctgcgtctcacaaagacacgacggttggaacccaaaatctcacatttggattcatcagaccaaaagacagatttccaccagtctaatatccattgctcttgtttcttggcccaagcaagtctcttcttcttattggtgtcctttactagtggtttctttgcagaaattcgaccatgaaggcctgattcacccagtcttttctgaacagttgatgttgagatgtgtcagttacttgaactctgtgaagcatttatttgggctgcaatttctgaggctggtaactccaattAACTTATCTTCTGCAaatctgagtcttcctttcctgtggtggtcctcgtgagagccagtctcatcatagcacttgatggtttttgcgactgcacttgaagaaactttcaaagttcttgacattttcgggattgactgactttcatatcgtaaagtaatgatggaatgccatttatttttgcttatttgagctgttcttgccataataaggacttggtcttttaccaaatagagctatcttctgtataccacccctaccatgtcacaacacaactgattggctcaaatgcacgaagaaggaaagaaattccacaaattaacatttaacaaggcaaacctgctaattgaaatgcattccaagtgactacctgatgaagctggttgagagaatgccaagagtgtgcaaagctgtcatcaaggcaacgagtggctactttgaagaatatcacattttaaatatattttagttttgtttaacacgtttttggttactacatgattccatatgtgttatttcagttttagtgtcttcagtattattctacaatgtagaaaatagaataaagaaatacccttgaatgagcaggtgcatccaaactttgactggtactgtatagtaTGCATGTACAATAATGTAGTAGTCATGAGAATGTATGAGAATCACAATGAAAACCATCCTCTTCATCCACTTCACAGAAAAAAAGTGCTGTTTTTTTTCAGATCCCtcaatgatcaaatcaaatcaaaggttaTTTGTcatgtgtgccgaatacaacagtgaaatgcttacttacaggccctaaccaacagtgcaacttttaagtaaaaaaataggtattaggtgaacaatagataagtaaacaaaaacaacagtaaaaagattGAAAAATAAaattagcgaggctatatacaggcaccggttagttgggCAAATTGTAGTAGtacggttgaagtcggaagtttacaaacaccttagccaactacatttaaactcagttttccacaattcctgacatttaatcatagtaaagaccctgtcttaggtcaattaggattaccactttattttaagaatgtgaattgtcagaataatagtagagagaatgtaaAGGccttcttgtggtgaaggagaggcggaccaaaatgcagcgtggtttctattcatggttctttaatgaagaaaactatacatgaacagacgtgaaaacctaaaacagccctatctggtgcaaacaccgagacaggaacaatcacccacaaaacccaacaccaaacaggctacctaaatatggttcccaatcagagacaatgactaacacctgcctctgattgagaaccatatcaggccaaacatagaaatagacaaactagacatgtaacatagaatgcccactcagatcacaccctgaccaaacaaaacatagaaacatacaaagcaaactatggtcagggtgtgacagagaatgatttatttcagcttttatttctttcatcacattcccagtgggtcagaagtttacatacactcaattagtatttgatggcattgcctttaaattgcttaacttgggtcaaacgttgcggttagccttccacaagcttcccacaataaattgggtgaattttggcccatttctcctgacaaagctggtgtaactgaatcaggtttgtaggccttcttgctcgcacaagctttttcacttctgcccacaaattttctatgggattgaggtcagggctttgtgatggccactccaataccttgactttgttgtccttaagccattttgccacaactttggaagtatgcttggggtcactgtccatttgcaagacccatttgcaagacccatttgcgatcaagcttcaacttcctgactgatgtcttgagatgttgcttcaatatatccacataattttccatccgcaagatgccatctattttgtgaagtgcaccagtcctgcctgcagcaaagcacccccacaacatgatgctgccacccccgtgcttcacggttgggatggtgtttttcggcttgcaagcctcccctttctcttgctaacataacgatggtcattatggccaaacagttccatttttgtttcatcagaccagacgacatttctccaaaagtacaatctttgtccccatgttcagttgcaaactgtagtctggcttttttatggtggttttggagcagtggcttcttccttgctgagcggcctttcaggttatgttgatataggactcgtttttctgtggatatagacacttttgtacctgattcctccagcatcttcacaaggtccttttgctgttgttctgggattgatttgcacttttcgcaccaaagtacattcatctctaggagacagaacacatctcctttctgagcggtatgacggctgtgtggtcccatggagttaatacttgcatactattgtttgtacagatgaacatggtaccttcgggcgtttggaaattgtttccaaggatgaaccagacttgtggaggtctaccatttttttattttaccatgatgtcaagcaaagaggcactgagtttgaaggtaggccttgaaatacatccacaggtacacctccaattgtctcaaatgatgacttgccaaaacaaaggattgttaacaagaaatttgtggagttgttgaaaatcaagttttaatgactccaacctaagtgtacgtaaacttccgatttAAACTGTATGTCagtgtaggtatggttaaagtaactatgca is a genomic window of Oncorhynchus gorbuscha isolate QuinsamMale2020 ecotype Even-year linkage group LG12, OgorEven_v1.0, whole genome shotgun sequence containing:
- the opn5 gene encoding opsin-5, giving the protein MALTGNETSARPDYATHYLLEGDPFASKLSKEADIVAAFYICIIGILSATGNGYVIYMTIKRKTKLRPPELMTVNLAIFDFGISVTGKPFFVASSFSHRWLFGWEGCRFYGWAGFFFGVGSLITMTVVSLDRYLKICHLRYGTWLMRHHAFLCLVFVWLYAGFWATMPLVGWGSYAPEPFGTSCTLDWWLAQTSVAGQSFVMAILFFCLVFPTGIIVFSYVMIIFKVNSSAKEISHFDTRNKNSHSLEMKLTKVAMLICAGFLIAWIPYAVVSVVSAFGEPDSVPISVSVIPTLLAKSSAMYNPIIYQVINLKRSCAKSSCFQVLKNCRHFKKSRIYTISGSLKDRPAVKESHSEM